A stretch of DNA from Pseudonocardia hierapolitana:
GGTCCTCCACGGCGCCGACCACGGCCCGCGTCTTCCAGTTCAAGCTCGCCTCGCCCCACCCGACCAGACCGTCCTGGTCGGTGCGGACCTTCACGAGGATCCAGTTCCGCATCTCCGCGTTGACGACGAGCGTCTCCACGGCGGTGATGCGGAGGGCGCCGGGGTCGTCCGGCGTCGGCGACAACATCTCTCGCGTACTCCTTCGTCGGTTGCCGGAACGCTATGGAGCAGCGGTAATCGAGTCCAACTCTTAGTTGGGATCAGTTGATAAGGAGCGCTTTTCACCGCGCTCGCCGGCTGCAAGGATGCGGCGGTGGACCGCTTCCGCCTCGAGTGCTTCGTCGCCCTCGCCGAGGAGCTGCACTTCCACCGCGCCGCCGAACGCTGCCACGTCAGCCAGCCGGCGATGAGCCAGCAGGTGCGCAACCTCGAACGCGAGCTCGGGGTGCAGCTCGCCCACCGCACCAAGCGCACCGTCGTGCTGACGCCCGCGGGCGAGGTGTTCCTGCGCGAGGCCCGCAAGACGCTGCGCCAGCTCGACCTCGCCGTGCTGCTGGCGCAGCGCACCGACCGGGGTGAGATCGGCCAGCTCACGGTGGGCGTCACGTCGCCTGCGCTCTACGTCCTGTTCCCCGAGGCGGCGCGGCTCTTCCACGCGGCCCTCCCCCGCGTCGGCATGATCGTGCGCGAGCTCACGACCGCGGAGCAGGAGAAGGCTTTGCGCGCGGGCGACATCGACGTCGGCCTGATCCATCCCCCGCTCGACGACACCGGCCTGCGCACCGAGGAGGTGGCCCGGGCGCCGTTCCACCTCGCGCTGCCCAACGTGCACCCCCTGGCCCGCAGCGAGTCCCTCGAGCTCGCGGAGCTCGCCGGTCAGCGGTTCGTGATCTTCCCGCGGCAGATCGCGCCCCAGCTCTACGACACGATCATCTCGATGTGCCAGGACGCCGGGTTCAGCCTGGAGATCGCGATGGAGGCCTACCCGGCTCAGTCGATCATCGCCTTGGTCAGCTCCGGTGTCGGGCTCGGCTTCATCGCAGGCGAGATGCAGCGGCTGAACCGGCCCGGCGTCGTCTACCGCCCGCTGCGCGGCGCGGGCCCGCAGCTCAGTGTCGGCGTGGCCCACCATCCCGACGGCGTCTCCCCAGCGGTCGAGGCCTTCGTGGACGCGGCGCGGGCCGCCGGCCGCGACGTCCGCTGAACCGGCCCGTTCCAGCGGTAACCGTCGGCCGCGACGAGCACGCTCGGTTCGAGCTGGGCGAAGCGAGTGGCGCCTGAGTCGGCGCGGTCCTGCTCGCACACCACCACGGCGGCCCGATGCCGGCGCAGGCCAGGAACGCGATCACCGCATGGACGCCACCCGGCAGGTGGCCGACGACCCGGCTTTCCTGCGCCACGTCGTGCTCCCGCAGCCATCCGGCAATGGGCTCCCACCTCGCTGCGCACCGCGTCCTGCCGGCGCCGGTGCCATGCCGGCGCGACCCAGTCACGGAACTCGATGATGCTGGGCGGGGTGTACGACCAGGTTCTCGCGGGTGTTCTTCCGCAACGCGATCAACACCGGCCGCCGCGCGGCCGGTGGCGAGCGCAGCCGCGGTGGCCGCTACCCGGACGTCCTGGTTGAGGGCTGCTCATCCGATGTCGACGCGTGGCCGCCGCGAGCCCCACGTGACGCCACCCGCGCCAGCAGGTTGCCCGCCTACCGCCTCACGACGGCGGTGCCCGCGGTGGAGGTGCAGCATCTGTTCAGCTGTGCCCGTTGAGACACAGAGACGGTGTCGCGGCCGATCCGCGCGGGCTCGTCGCTGGGAAGCTCGGCGAGCCCGACGGGGTGATGGCACATCGTCGGGGTGCAGCGCCCCGTACACCGGCACCGCGGGCAGGATCGAGAACGCCCAGGTCGCGATCTACCTCGCGCGACGCCTCCCGCTGCAGGCACGCGTTGATCGACCGCGAGCTCCAGATCATGAAGTCCGACGGGAGGGTGAATCCGATCGCCAGGACGCGTGGAGGACGTCCCCAGGAGCTCGGCCCGTCGGTAGCAGGAGGGCGGCGCCCGCGTCGCTCCTCTGGCCGCGCCGGCCATGCGGCACTAGGTTCGGTCGATGGGTGGCCCTGCGAGTGCCGGACCGGCAGGGCCGGTGATCCTCGTGGCCCACGACGACGAGGAACGCAGGTCCGTGCTGGCGAGCCGCCTGAACCGCCGCTTCGGAGCTGACTACGACG
This window harbors:
- a CDS encoding LysR family transcriptional regulator yields the protein MDRFRLECFVALAEELHFHRAAERCHVSQPAMSQQVRNLERELGVQLAHRTKRTVVLTPAGEVFLREARKTLRQLDLAVLLAQRTDRGEIGQLTVGVTSPALYVLFPEAARLFHAALPRVGMIVRELTTAEQEKALRAGDIDVGLIHPPLDDTGLRTEEVARAPFHLALPNVHPLARSESLELAELAGQRFVIFPRQIAPQLYDTIISMCQDAGFSLEIAMEAYPAQSIIALVSSGVGLGFIAGEMQRLNRPGVVYRPLRGAGPQLSVGVAHHPDGVSPAVEAFVDAARAAGRDVR